In Ghiorsea bivora, a genomic segment contains:
- a CDS encoding rhodanese-like domain-containing protein, which produces MEISVQDFHHVVETGDFDYWVDVRTPEEFAALRADCVLVKNHPLDQIDTLDLPKDANIYLSCRSGARSGQAQRLLMQKGYKHITNVMGGIIAWEAAGYPTTQG; this is translated from the coding sequence GTGGAAATTTCAGTACAAGATTTTCATCATGTTGTAGAAACAGGTGATTTTGATTATTGGGTTGATGTGCGAACCCCAGAAGAGTTTGCAGCACTACGAGCAGATTGTGTATTGGTAAAAAACCACCCCTTGGACCAAATTGATACATTGGATTTACCCAAGGATGCAAATATTTATCTAAGTTGCCGGTCTGGTGCGCGCTCTGGACAAGCACAAAGATTATTGATGCAAAAAGGTTATAAACATATAACCAATGTGATGGGTGGTATTATAGCGTGGGAAGCAGCAGGCTATCCAACAACACAAGGATAA
- a CDS encoding rhodanese-like domain-containing protein — MFIKKQMIAVFAVMLLFSTQATACGMGEVTAEGYENASITHAYQHWSQGKHTQIPFAFVDVRTAKEYKAGHVPGAVNIPVSDITMRMNELSKNKQLYVYCEAGVRAAKASAMLAKAGFHVENLPESMAGWRKAGYPVEK, encoded by the coding sequence ATGTTTATCAAAAAACAAATGATCGCGGTGTTTGCGGTGATGTTGTTATTTTCAACACAAGCGACGGCTTGTGGTATGGGTGAAGTGACAGCAGAAGGTTATGAAAATGCATCGATTACTCATGCGTATCAACATTGGAGCCAAGGCAAACACACGCAGATACCCTTTGCATTTGTTGATGTGCGCACGGCTAAAGAATATAAGGCTGGTCATGTTCCCGGTGCGGTGAATATTCCTGTTTCAGATATTACAATGCGCATGAATGAGTTGTCTAAAAACAAACAACTCTATGTTTATTGTGAAGCAGGTGTCAGGGCAGCCAAGGCATCGGCAATGTTAGCCAAAGCAGGTTTTCATGTTGAAAATCTACCCGAAAGTATGGCTGGATGGCGTAAAGCGGGTTACCCCGTAGAAAAATAA
- a CDS encoding MBL fold metallo-hydrolase yields the protein MIFRQLFDEATWTYTYIVADEATKEALIIDAVLEKVERDAALIAELGLKLKYAVETHVHADHITGAGMLRERTGCQTGVAASENVDCADLHLNDNDVLKLGDLEVKVLTTPGHTSGCLTFVCENKVFTGDALFIRGCGRTDFQAGDADTLYTSITEKIFPLGDEKEVYPGHDYKGMTMSTIAEEKTLNPRVKLGRKGFVDLMNNLNLPMPKHIQKAVPANQVCGLIEGQG from the coding sequence ATGATTTTTAGACAACTGTTTGATGAAGCAACATGGACTTATACTTATATTGTAGCAGATGAAGCTACAAAAGAAGCATTGATTATTGATGCGGTACTGGAAAAGGTGGAGCGTGATGCTGCTTTGATTGCAGAGCTTGGTTTGAAATTAAAGTATGCAGTGGAAACACATGTACATGCTGATCATATTACAGGTGCAGGCATGTTGCGTGAACGCACAGGTTGTCAAACAGGCGTGGCAGCATCGGAAAACGTTGATTGTGCTGACCTTCATTTGAATGATAATGATGTGCTTAAGCTGGGTGACTTGGAAGTCAAAGTATTAACGACACCAGGTCATACATCAGGCTGCTTAACTTTTGTGTGCGAAAACAAAGTGTTTACAGGTGATGCATTGTTTATCCGAGGCTGTGGACGTACAGACTTCCAAGCAGGTGATGCGGACACATTATATACCTCAATCACTGAAAAGATTTTCCCTTTGGGAGATGAAAAAGAAGTTTATCCAGGTCATGATTATAAAGGTATGACCATGTCTACCATTGCCGAAGAAAAAACACTCAATCCACGGGTGAAGTTAGGGCGTAAGGGTTTTGTCGATTTGATGAACAATTTAAACTTGCCTATGCCTAAACACATTCAAAAAGCAGTGCCTGCAAATCAGGTTTGCGGTTTGATTGAAGGGCAAGGTTAA
- a CDS encoding sulfite exporter TauE/SafE family protein — translation MIFGLISAVFMGMTLGVFGAGGSILTVPILVFLMGVSASEATAYSLFIVGITALFGAYSYYKKDLIRFKMGFIFAIPAFIGVYSVRLLLMPALPEHIANFGDYSLSKDALVLIVFSVIMIMAAYAMIKPSKVDTAGEKKQLNLPLIAVEGLVVGSVTGFVGAGGGFLIIPALVVLAGLGMKEAVGTSLMIIAFKSILGFIGDIQSGMVIDWVLLFEVTGLSIIGALIGERLSRNLDGNKLKPIFGYFVLIMGIAMLLREVFEG, via the coding sequence ATGATTTTTGGATTAATAAGTGCTGTGTTTATGGGCATGACACTGGGTGTATTTGGTGCTGGCGGCTCGATATTAACGGTACCTATCCTCGTATTTTTGATGGGTGTCTCAGCCTCTGAAGCGACAGCATATTCTTTGTTTATTGTGGGTATTACAGCTCTTTTTGGTGCATATTCTTATTATAAAAAAGATTTGATACGCTTTAAAATGGGTTTTATTTTTGCTATCCCAGCCTTTATTGGTGTTTATAGTGTGCGGCTGTTACTTATGCCTGCGCTTCCTGAACATATTGCCAATTTTGGTGATTATAGTTTGAGTAAAGATGCGCTGGTATTGATTGTTTTTTCAGTGATTATGATTATGGCAGCTTATGCAATGATTAAACCTTCAAAAGTTGATACCGCAGGTGAGAAAAAACAGCTGAATTTACCTTTGATTGCTGTTGAAGGGTTGGTTGTAGGTTCTGTGACAGGTTTTGTTGGTGCAGGTGGTGGCTTTTTAATTATTCCTGCTTTGGTTGTGCTTGCAGGTTTGGGTATGAAAGAGGCCGTGGGTACATCATTGATGATTATTGCCTTTAAATCTATCTTAGGATTTATTGGTGACATTCAATCAGGCATGGTCATTGATTGGGTTTTATTGTTTGAAGTTACCGGTTTATCGATTATTGGTGCACTTATTGGTGAGCGCTTGAGTCGTAACCTTGACGGTAATAAACTTAAACCTATCTTTGGCTATTTTGTATTGATTATGGGCATTGCGATGTTACTTCGTGAAGTATTTGAGGGCTGA
- a CDS encoding methyltransferase domain-containing protein — MSIVNIPDWETLYQAQDTGWDRGEVSPALHSFMAKGAFKRVKSVLIPGCGRGYEVLELARLGYEVTALDIAPSAISHLEQRLKDEAVKANTACVNIFAYEAAERFDVVYEQTCLCAIAPSEREKYAQAVHGWLKPNGKLLLNLMQTGDVGGPPFHCDLMDVKQLFPDELWHWQEGPPFMTERGKDSVSPRFELGYILVKKT; from the coding sequence ATGTCAATTGTGAACATACCAGACTGGGAAACCTTATATCAAGCGCAAGATACGGGTTGGGATAGAGGAGAAGTTAGTCCTGCATTGCATAGTTTTATGGCTAAAGGTGCATTCAAGCGTGTAAAAAGCGTTTTGATTCCTGGTTGTGGCCGTGGTTATGAAGTGCTTGAGCTGGCGAGGCTTGGTTATGAAGTTACAGCCTTGGATATCGCTCCTTCTGCCATCAGCCATCTTGAGCAAAGGTTGAAAGATGAAGCCGTAAAAGCCAACACGGCATGTGTAAATATTTTTGCCTATGAAGCCGCTGAACGTTTTGATGTGGTGTATGAGCAAACATGTTTATGTGCCATTGCCCCTTCAGAACGTGAAAAGTATGCCCAAGCTGTCCATGGCTGGTTAAAACCCAATGGAAAGTTGTTGTTAAATTTGATGCAAACAGGTGATGTTGGAGGCCCTCCATTTCATTGTGATTTGATGGATGTTAAGCAGTTGTTTCCTGATGAACTGTGGCATTGGCAAGAAGGACCTCCTTTTATGACAGAACGTGGCAAAGATAGTGTGTCACCACGTTTTGAGCTGGGTTATATTTTGGTGAAGAAAACATGA
- the secB gene encoding protein-export chaperone SecB, translating to MAEQQATDDTPIFNLQRIYVKDISFENPNSPEVFAEANKQPKVKMSMDLSHRKVNDEHWEVIIKINAETRVQESDKLVFEIEVEQAGVFFFHNIPEEHIPLLLNVDCPTIIFPYTRQIISQLSVDGGFMPFTLEPVNFNALYQAKLQEVKEKENVTVQ from the coding sequence ATGGCTGAACAACAAGCAACAGATGATACACCAATCTTTAATTTACAAAGGATTTATGTAAAAGACATTTCTTTTGAAAATCCAAATTCTCCAGAGGTGTTTGCTGAAGCCAATAAGCAGCCTAAAGTGAAAATGAGCATGGATTTATCGCATCGCAAGGTGAACGATGAACATTGGGAAGTGATCATTAAAATCAATGCGGAAACTCGGGTACAAGAGTCGGATAAATTGGTGTTTGAAATTGAAGTAGAACAGGCAGGCGTATTTTTCTTCCATAATATTCCTGAAGAGCACATTCCTTTGCTTTTGAATGTGGATTGTCCAACGATTATTTTTCCATATACACGCCAAATTATTAGTCAATTAAGTGTAGATGGTGGGTTTATGCCGTTTACGCTTGAGCCTGTAAACTTTAATGCATTGTATCAAGCCAAGCTGCAAGAGGTCAAAGAAAAAGAAAACGTAACTGTACAATAA
- a CDS encoding spermine/spermidine synthase domain-containing protein, which translates to MRPWKLLDSTTVAGEAHDMKLYQRGDEYSIKTGYSELMNSRMHSSEDILAELGCKPIRHKTDAHILIGGLGMGFTLAEALKHSHKQAKITVAELVPAVIQWNQSHLAALAGNPLQDNRVSVFQGDVGLLMRDNNNEYDAILLDVDNGPEGLTRQENGTLYSLNGLKAAKKALKPKGIFAVWSAFPEPRFTKRMKQAGFQTTEVPCRAHSKKGSKHMVWLGVNA; encoded by the coding sequence ATGAGACCATGGAAACTATTGGATAGTACCACTGTTGCTGGTGAAGCACATGATATGAAGTTATATCAACGGGGTGATGAGTATTCAATCAAAACAGGTTATTCCGAATTGATGAACAGCCGCATGCATTCTTCTGAGGATATTCTAGCCGAGCTTGGTTGCAAACCTATTCGCCACAAAACCGATGCCCATATTCTCATTGGTGGTCTGGGTATGGGTTTTACCTTGGCTGAAGCATTAAAACATTCACACAAACAAGCTAAAATTACGGTCGCAGAGCTTGTGCCCGCCGTGATACAATGGAATCAAAGCCATCTCGCAGCACTTGCAGGGAACCCATTGCAAGACAATCGTGTTTCCGTGTTTCAAGGCGATGTGGGGCTGCTGATGCGTGACAACAATAATGAATACGATGCGATTTTGCTTGATGTCGATAATGGACCAGAGGGTTTAACGCGCCAAGAAAATGGTACTTTGTATAGTCTCAATGGTCTTAAAGCTGCGAAAAAAGCTTTAAAACCTAAAGGTATTTTTGCTGTGTGGTCTGCATTTCCTGAGCCACGTTTTACCAAACGTATGAAACAAGCTGGTTTTCAAACCACAGAAGTCCCATGTCGTGCGCATAGTAAAAAAGGCAGTAAACATATGGTTTGGTTGGGTGTGAACGCTTAA
- a CDS encoding VF530 family protein, whose amino-acid sequence MNQRTQQDPMHGKTLKMILEELVSYYGWGELGIYVKIRCFNMNPSIKSSLAFLRKTPWARTKVEALYKEMLDEKNGKPKANNSPWPDVE is encoded by the coding sequence ATGAATCAACGCACTCAGCAAGACCCTATGCACGGCAAAACCCTGAAAATGATATTGGAAGAACTGGTATCATACTATGGCTGGGGTGAATTGGGCATATATGTCAAAATTCGCTGCTTTAATATGAACCCATCCATCAAATCCAGCCTCGCTTTTTTACGCAAAACACCATGGGCAAGAACCAAAGTTGAAGCTTTATATAAAGAAATGTTGGATGAGAAGAATGGTAAGCCAAAAGCAAACAACAGCCCATGGCCAGATGTTGAGTAA
- a CDS encoding acyloxyacyl hydrolase, giving the protein MKMKIRQLISLYCFVCLSLTSPNLAKAASFIPQEVAVSYGHGIDVNQWLQIDFIQHVTPPLHILEEYLHEPYLDIGIAKSWWDRSNETAYHLSANLMVRSQSINTEAGNFFFEAGFGPHLFSRPAKTNRLDTAFEFNSFVGVGIELNSEWSFIARARHLSNAGITEPNAGVNLYLYQLHYRFQQP; this is encoded by the coding sequence ATGAAAATGAAAATACGCCAATTAATCTCCTTGTATTGCTTTGTATGCCTAAGTTTAACTTCCCCTAACTTAGCCAAAGCCGCCAGTTTCATACCTCAAGAAGTTGCCGTAAGTTATGGGCATGGCATTGATGTGAATCAGTGGCTACAAATTGATTTTATTCAACATGTCACACCACCTTTACATATTTTAGAAGAATATTTACATGAACCCTATTTGGACATTGGTATTGCCAAAAGCTGGTGGGATCGAAGCAATGAAACGGCATATCATCTTTCAGCAAACCTTATGGTACGCAGTCAAAGTATAAATACCGAAGCAGGCAATTTCTTTTTTGAAGCAGGTTTTGGGCCTCACCTATTTTCACGCCCTGCAAAAACCAACCGCTTAGATACCGCTTTTGAATTCAATTCGTTTGTTGGTGTTGGTATTGAGCTCAACAGTGAGTGGTCTTTCATTGCTAGGGCTAGACATTTATCCAATGCTGGCATTACAGAGCCTAACGCAGGGGTAAACCTTTATTTATATCAACTCCACTATAGGTTTCAACAACCATGA
- the truC gene encoding tRNA pseudouridine(65) synthase TruC → MLLHQTKELALDILYADEYLVAVHKPSGLLVHRSMIDKHETRFALQMVRNQVGQHVYPVHRLDKPTSGVLLFALNPDTAKQVGEQFAAHTIEKTYLAVVRGFTDESGIIDYALKEELDKKSDKQAKQDKAPQDAVTHYQRLATVELDEPVGRYNTSRYSLVRLTPKTGRKHQLRRHFKHIFHPIVGDTTHGDGKHNQMFRDKMNCHRLLLAATSLSFEHPVSYEKICIEAGLDDVFTSVLQRLRWSDKV, encoded by the coding sequence ATGTTACTTCATCAGACAAAAGAACTAGCGTTGGATATATTATATGCTGATGAATACTTGGTTGCAGTGCATAAACCTTCGGGTTTGTTGGTGCATCGCTCCATGATTGATAAACATGAGACCCGCTTTGCCCTGCAAATGGTGCGCAATCAGGTCGGGCAACATGTTTACCCTGTGCACCGCTTGGATAAACCGACATCGGGTGTGCTTTTGTTTGCTTTAAACCCTGACACCGCCAAACAAGTGGGTGAACAGTTTGCAGCACACACCATTGAAAAGACTTACCTTGCCGTAGTACGCGGTTTCACGGATGAAAGCGGTATCATCGATTATGCCCTCAAAGAAGAATTGGATAAAAAAAGCGACAAACAAGCCAAGCAGGATAAAGCGCCACAAGATGCGGTAACACATTATCAGCGGCTTGCCACGGTTGAGCTTGATGAGCCAGTAGGGCGTTATAATACTTCAAGGTATAGTCTGGTTCGTTTAACACCAAAAACAGGGAGAAAACATCAATTGCGGCGGCATTTTAAACATATCTTTCATCCCATCGTGGGCGATACTACGCATGGTGATGGCAAACATAATCAGATGTTTAGAGATAAGATGAACTGTCATCGCTTGCTGCTGGCTGCAACATCTCTAAGCTTTGAGCATCCTGTATCCTATGAGAAGATATGTATTGAAGCGGGTTTGGATGATGTTTTTACAAGCGTGCTTCAGCGTTTGCGTTGGTCGGATAAGGTTTAA
- a CDS encoding peptidoglycan-binding domain-containing protein, with product MARALKIFMRGKSISQLQSVLQRMGYEIKDQKALFGVDTRDAVKSFQKQQGLKPTGIVDEALMKQMSGGAPAPADDERPSKSKMMPSNQKELDALVRLLTAKGVFSQEEWDKEKNKVTPSSLI from the coding sequence ATGGCACGAGCATTAAAAATCTTTATGCGTGGTAAAAGTATTAGCCAACTGCAATCGGTGTTGCAGCGCATGGGTTATGAGATTAAAGACCAAAAGGCATTGTTTGGTGTGGATACCCGCGACGCGGTCAAAAGCTTTCAAAAGCAGCAGGGTTTAAAACCAACAGGTATTGTGGATGAGGCATTGATGAAACAAATGTCAGGCGGTGCGCCAGCGCCTGCGGATGATGAAAGACCAAGCAAAAGTAAGATGATGCCAAGCAACCAAAAAGAGTTGGATGCTTTGGTGCGTTTGCTCACCGCTAAAGGTGTGTTCAGCCAAGAAGAATGGGATAAAGAAAAGAACAAAGTGACACCGAGCAGTTTGATTTAA